Proteins encoded together in one Lathyrus oleraceus cultivar Zhongwan6 chromosome 5, CAAS_Psat_ZW6_1.0, whole genome shotgun sequence window:
- the LOC127086032 gene encoding cell number regulator 6, whose amino-acid sequence MEERSRYVKLTKDQTPHEDINPGELNQPIEVPQLAVPKCMECGQALPESYAPPADEPWMTGICGCAEDRDSCLTGLFCPCVLFGRNVESLYDDASWNAPCVCHAIFIEGGIALATATAIFNGMIDPGTSFLIVEGLFFTWWMCGIYTGQVRQTLQKNYHLENSPADPCCVHCFLHWCALCQEHREMKGRLSESISSETTLVNAPPIQEMKSSREKKSAESSSSSAANNSEHTSLEMRAL is encoded by the exons ATGGAGGAACGGAGCCGTTACGTGAAGCTGACTAAAGATCAGACACCTCATGAAGATATCAACCCTGGTGAACTTAATCAGCCAATTGAGGTTCCTCAG TTGGCGGTTCCGAAGTGCATGGAATGTGGACAGGCACTTCCAGAAAGCTATGCACCTCCTGCTGATGAGCCTTGGATGACTGGGATCTGTGGATGTGCTGAAGATAGAGATAGTT GTTTGACAGGACTGTTTTGTCCCTGTGTTTTATTTGGCCGCAATGTAGAAAGCTTGTACGACGACGCTTCTTGGAATGCACCATGCGTTTGTCATGCCATTTTTATCGAGGGTGGGATCGCTCTGGCTACAGCAACTGCTATCTTTAATGGTATGATTGATCCAGGAACATCATTTCTCATTGTGGAGGGTTTGTTTTTTACTTGGTGGATGTGTGGCATATACACCGGTCAGGTTCGACAAACTTTGCAGAAGAATTATCACTTAGAG AATTCTCCTGCTGATCCTTGTTGTGTCCACTGCTTTCTGCACTGGTGTGCCTTGTGTCAAGAGCACAGGGAAATGAAGGGACGCCTCTCGGAAAGTATTTCCTCGGAAACGACCCTCGTAAACGCTCCCCCGATTCAAGAAATGAAGTCTAGTCGTGAAAAGAAAAGTGCCGAGTCCTCGTCCTCTTCCGCTGCTAACAACAGTGAGCATACTAGTTTAGAAATGCGGGCTCTATAA